The Microtus pennsylvanicus isolate mMicPen1 chromosome 5, mMicPen1.hap1, whole genome shotgun sequence DNA segment TCAGTTAAATGGGTGTTGGACTCCATGACTTCAGGACTTCATGTAAACTGACGTCCACAAACTTCTTCTGCAGtggcattcttttatatttacaAATCTCTTTTTTGGTAAACTTTTTAGCTTTGTGTGTATTTCTAACTGAAATTGaccttttaaaatatcttttcagaTATATTCTTAACAAGATTGTAACTGAAttcatataataattaaatcactttatttaattttatgttttctaaaatgatccatttttaaaaaatataataatctcTGTAATGTGGTGGACTTCTAGACCGGCAAGAAAGAATGACCACCACAgcaggattctactcagatcacgctttactggagtgcccttgattgatggggagcagaaAAGGAGGGGGCCGGAAGCAAAGGGGGGCAGGGGCatttaggcagctgcttaaatagggaattggcacacgggttgcCCCGTGATTGGCTggcaccaacagctgacaccagaccgcattgggataggctcaaggatcctcatccaccgtgcatgcgggaagcgggggacgcgcatctctcaaaggcatagccaaatatggagttgtttatttccaacaagacaggatgtcggcgccatcttgtaatggtgatcctgtccggctcactacagatcccccttattgtttgtaagcaatgagcgcaggactaacgtcatccaatctgacccccacctcatgatgtgttggtcgattgaggatggaagatattttccatggacacaccttcccctgtgcaatgggtactcgaggaaccccgggggtgcaaaggctgtgtcgcaggaacctacaaccacacacctacccaagtgcaatggatcgacagatcccatggggtgcataGGCTGTGCATGATGGAAGCCctaagcgtctcttagtgctgacaaccatatctgggggaaggagccacactccagggtagctaatgcctgagagattataaccttatcccaatatagccttatccctattggtctgggctcgaaggcagcaaaccaaccacaggcacaacacacagccacccaggcagcttgccaaaaaacatgcccacgcaactgaaagcacagggaccctttctctgtaatgttaCGTGCTTCTCCTAAAAGGGCCACTTCAGAATCATACATTAAAAATGGTAAATCATGGTTTCTATTGGTGGTAAAAATCTGGGGAaaactgtggcatcatgccgaacaggcattgcctttgggaaggctgacaggattccccttctGTGCTCTGCCTTCCCCTGGATCCACGCCATCAGGGATGTCAACAGGAACTtcctccagagactcagcctcatccttaggaacttccttgatcatgcgtgtcagccGGCTGGGAACCCAAAGCagagcctcttggccctgtggaaaaacacacacagctcccctggatcttgccaccacaagatccggtccataccatttgttatccaatacatctttccacatcacatattccttttgttccatagggcctgctgcatgcttctcagctgctgcagtacccgactcattcaggtttaaaaagttaagtgtgaagagagcaagggagattctttccctgggggaagcggattcagctattccccctttttgtttttgtagaatttctttaatatttctgttggctctctccacaataccttgtccttgtggattgtatggaagacccgtaatgtgggtcacttggagctgtgcgcaaaaggcacgaaatccatgggaggtatgtgccgggccattgtctgtcttaaggtgtaggggttttccccaggcagcccaggcctcaaggcaatgtgtttttacatgagttaccttttctcccgctaggggcgtggcatgaataatgccagAAAAGGTATCCattgatacatgtaaatattttaatttgtcaagTTCAGGCACATGGGTAACATTTATTTGCCACAACGCATTAGGTTGTAGCCCTCTAGGATTGaccccaacatgtagaaaaatgaaaatagacctatatccatcttcatgtacaaaacttaagtttaaatgagccaaaggccttagcatataaaaattatgttgaacctcaccgagaaaaatttttgaagcacattttgccatgtctcaaacatagcctcagtggcacaaacattgtgagaaaccataaattatatctcctgaattgagaagcttttgtataacaaggctatatggtgggaaaagatctttacttatcataaatccattcctaAAAtataagaactcaggaaattagttattaaaaattaatccaataaaaatatttgttatagacctaaactgaaaactctcaacagacgaacCTAAAAATGTCTGAGAGACatctaaaaaatgttttcttttgccctcagagaaatgtaaaccaaaaactctgagattttaccttatccttgtagaaattaccaagattaaaaattattgttaacaatttatgcttaagaaaatgtggttaaagaaaaaactttattgctggaagtgcaaactggtgctGGAAatgcatactggcacagccatccctggatcatacctagtattaAAAAACCTGGATGaatccagactctcccagcaggaagagaagaaccaaaaatccaggaccAGCCTGTTCAGCGACCCTGCACCAGTaactagctgaagacaaagccagaccttgacctcgaaaaacaggtttttcagctgcaattatcacagtactgttttaggaactaggggattacgaccttgggagtggtcccgaggcagggaGTCCCCCTGCAACCACCGgtggattttttggaatttatgaccctcttGGACCACTGGGCTGtagcctctttttttaaaaattctttctcccGGTAcctcggggtcgaactcctcccccaccaaccaaggccaagtgcgtgacctcagcaaggatggtctccggcTAGCCATGCGGGGGGGCCTGCACCATCCCTAGATCCATGTGAGAGTTATCTCAGCATTGAGAGTCTCTCattatgtctattttttaaaattaggcaaatatctacctcagaACTTAGCAATACCCTTTTTTGGGcaaaaatacaaagttgtttaaccacaagaacatgtgctcagccttgcttggagATGTGGCTGAGCAGAGCGGCTGGGCCTGACCATTTAAGCTGGTGAGCCTTACCATGGTCCTGCTGtgcttctatgccctgaggcccaCGCTGGGAGTAGCCTAGCGTTTTAGCCTGTCggtcctcaaggcaggtcctgtgtttgcagctttgcATCTTGGAGCCGCAGCTGTTCACATTCTACAAAATCTGGAGGCCTCGGTAACTCGaaccagaagaatataattcccttccttagcaaatcttgtttagcggccagatctctaccaagcctatcattaagattgccagaggcggctttctccagttcttcctcctcctgagggtctaactcctcctcagactGATCCAGGCCCTCAAATTCCTCGAGCGctggatagaggggacctcccctcttctcattagcctctcttttagagaggattgtatcaggatccttttcttttaccttttttctttcaggcctaTCCAAGTTttctccctttgaatctgaatcTGAAAAACTGTTCCTGTGTTTAATGCGGGCCTTTCGCCCCTCTCTCGGAACGTCCACGTCATTCCCCTCTCTGAGGTTGCGGCCGGACTTATGACAGTGCAACCAGAGACAGCAGGCCAGTATCAACACCACAAACGCCAGGAACACGAGACCAAACACCCTAGAATCAactcccgcaaacagcatacttggggagactgaaatcagcatactgggagaaacttaccgaTGTCGCCACTCCACGTGTTGAGTTCTgaatcctcttcggcccttcgcctggcgaccgaagttcccgGGTTTCCGGCACCAGCTGTGGCAGACTTCTAGACCGGCGAGAAAGAATGACCACCACAgcaggattctactcagatcacgctttactggagtgcccttgattgatggggagcaggaaaggagggggccgGAAGCGAAGGGGGGCAGGGGCatttaggcagctgcttaaatagggaattggcacacgggttgccccgtgattggctgccaccaacagctgacaccagaccgcattgggataggctcaaggatcctcatccaccgtgcatgcgggaagcgggggacgcgcatctctcaaaggcatagccaaatatggagttgtttatttccaacaagacaggatgtcggcgccatcttgtattGGTGACCCTGTCTGGCTCACTACACTGTAAAGGAGGTTTCTCTGTTCCTCCCCTTCTACATTTGCTTTTAAGTAATCACAGAGGCttcatattaattacaaaccCTTTGGCATACAGTTCAGGCtttttactaactagctcttatgtttaaattaacccatttctattaatctctatattgccatatttttctttctttcctagctATATTCTCCattgctataggccaaagtacCTTTTATTATCAGCCAACAAGAGCACCATATTTTCATAGCATTCAAAAGAGTTATCATAGCAAATTCCAATTTAATAAATTCCTGGTCGCAGTCCTTTTGTACTCTCTAGGTCTATTGCTTACTCTCAATTGTTATTCATAAattccattctttaaaaaaaatctgttttcagtaGAATTTTTTCGTATACCAATAAACTCAAAtcataatcatttattttataaagtccTTTAATTATAGTAGCATAATAACTAAATAACTATTCCTCATTTTAATCTGCATTAAGTTAATCATTACTTACGCTTTTGATATTTAACCTAGATTACTCTTTTCTGTCTTGACTAATCTCTCTATTAATATTTCAGATATTGTGATATTCCTAATCTCCTCGTATTTAAGCTGTTAACATCAgtgagtttgtttatttattttcttttttgctgtttttttaaatttattacatAGTTTTTTGTGGGGCTTCTTGGACTGATCAAATAATCAATCCCCTGAAAACTATCAAACCTGtaattatctttttctctttttctctcacatACCATAAACTTGGGAATAAAGTACTTTCAATACTACTTTTTTTGTaaatattgagatttcctttaTTATTCCTTCCCAATTCTCACAATAGACTAAGGTTGAACTAATAGGTTttatatatgttgtatatattcCCCTTTTTGTCAATTTTTTGATTACTGACTTCAAGACTGAATCTGTATTTGAgagaaaacttcatttttttccaatAATTCTGTACAGGGAATGCTCTAAAATTCAATGTCCATAATTTTTATACTTACATAATTGAGCTTTATAACTCATacaacattattttctttaaaaggttgtgaagaaaatgtatgtgtgtgtgtgtgtgatttttcaaaTGTTCACCTAAATTTAGGTAAGAGTATTCTATATTATAATACCCTATACTTGATCAAGATTTCAAGATAAGTCATACATCTGAAGTTGATGAGTGATGTCAGTTTAGAGAAAAAAACCAATATGAATTTCAGAGAACAGGTAATAATTCTACTAAGAAATAATCTTGTGAATATATTACATGTGACATTAATTTTCCATATTCATAAAGAGACAAATGTAAAAGAACACATTTGAGGACACTTACACAAAAAAGTCAAATGGCTCATTGCTTTAGGCACAAGCTATTAAAGTTCAATTGATTAATAATGTCTTTCTCCACGATGTATATCTTTATTTTAGGgattttatttaagaattttatttataatattatttaattcaAAAGGATAAGCTTGAAGCCCTAATACCTGACAAATGAGAGTTTGTTCTAATGACAACAGTGTGCTTGATTAGTAATACTGCTACTTACTTGTTTCACTACAAGGTTATTGAAACAAAATCATCATACAATTgtgaaatgtataaataaaaagaggaaagcaGTAGTAGATTTGTTAACGTGCTtattgacaaaaagaaaatatcaaagattACATTTTCATCACATGGCTATCTtgatatattcataaataaaggGTAAAATATACTTTTACCCAGAAAcaaataataactttcaaaaacATTAATATTCTCTTAACTTCATGCTAATGGCAAAAGTAAGTAActatctctttttaatttttcttggttctttgagaatttcatacagatATTTTATCATTCTTTTCCATCCTACAACCCTTCTATAtcccctacccacccaacttcatgctatttctttttcttaaaaagaaagatttttaagcaTAGTTGTGAACAAGCAAATATGTCaattggaaaatatttacaaatcttATTGAGGAATACTTACTGATAAACTCAGACTTTTACTGTGGTCATCTGTTTTGTAAGTTTTTTAACAAACGAAATCAGAGTAGGTTTAGAGTCACTGACGTAGTGTTTAGCCTGACTTCAAGATAAATGCTGAAAATGAATTTTGATTTATTCTTCCTAGGACAGAATTTCTTGAAAACTTCTATTTAAAGCCAGTTTTGTGCCTACACGAAACCTGTTTCTCACAGAGGTTGTTATTACTGAAAGAAGTAACAGTTGATTTTATGATTACAGCAGTCTTACTATTTCTCTTAAATTATATTTAGTATTTCCTCTTTTGTTCCTACCTTTACCTTCCCTTATCTTGGTCTTCCCCACAGAAAAAATTATGACATCAACATCCAAAGGCATTCTTCGTCCATTTCTAATCGTCTGCATCATCCTGGCCTGCTTCATGGCGTGTCTGCTTATTTACATCAAGCCGACCAACAGCTGGGTCTTCAGTCCGATGGAATCTGCCAGTACTgtcctgaaaatgaaaaatttcttcTCCACAAAATCTGATTGTCTTAACGAAACCACTATTCTGGTTTGGGTGTGGCCCTTTGGGCAGACCTTTGACCTTACATCGTGCCAAGCGATGTTCAACATCCACGGATGCCATCTCACGACAGACCGCTCACTGTACAACAAATCCCACGCGGTCCTGATACACCACAGAGACATCAGCTGGGATCTGACCAATTTACCTCAGCAGGCGAGGCCACCCTTTCAGAAATGGATTTGGATGAATTTAGAGTCACCCACTCACACTCCCCAGAAGAGTGGGATTGAGCACTTGTTCAACCTGACACTAACTTATCGCCGTGATTCCGATATCCAAGTGCCTTATGGCTTCTTGACGGTGAGCACAAATCCCTTTGTGTTTGAAGTGCCAAACAAAGAGAAACTGGTGTGCTGGGTTGTGAGTAACTGGAACCCTGAGCATGCCAGGGTCAAGTATTATAACGAGCTCAGCAAGAGTATTGAAATCCATACCTATGGGCAAGCATTTGGAGAATACGTGAATGACAAGAACTTGATTCCCACTATATCTACTTgtaaattttatctttcttttgaaaattcaatTCACAAAGATTACATCACAGAAAAGCTTTACAATGCATTTTTGGCTGGCTCAGTACCCGTTGTCCTGGGACCATCTAGGGAAAACTATGAGAATTACATTCCAgctgattcattcattcatgtggaAGATTATAACTCTCCCAGTGAGCTGGCAAAATATCTAAAGGAAGTTGACAAAAACAATAAGTTGTACCTTAGTTACTTTAACTGGAGGAAGGATTTCACTGTCAACCTCCCACGATTCTGGgaatcacatgcatgcctggctTGTGATCATGTAAAAAGGCATCAAGAATATAAGTCCGTTGGTAATTTAGAGAAATGGTTTTGGAATTAAAGTTTTCATAATTTTCACATTTAGTGAAATATATGAATGTGACACCATTCAAGTTCTGACGATAAGAAGAGAAACACTTTGCTTTTATGTCACAGATTATTTTTTCCACCCTCCATTGAGTAACATGTATATTTTGATGGAAATTTTTAAGAGCTCAGAATAAGCGATAACTCCCTTTGGTTTTAAATTATCCTGTATATATGTGATAATGAGCACtggaaataatttattctttcttctcatttgtAAAACATTCTTTTGCACATTTTATAGTTGCCTGTAAAGTAAGGTTATGATTCAATTGTTTCTACACCAACCCGATCTATAATCTGTTTGGGAAATGGAAATGCATACCCTAAAATTTGAAAGATTTTTACCAAGGATTATAATGTCTAGATTCTAGCTTGCATAATGTTAACAAAGAAGGATTAGAGTATCACTTAATTTTTAATCTCTTCGACTTCAGAGTTGAACACTGTGTATAACTGATGTCATTTTTACCTGTTTACCACATTTGTGAAGATGGACTTATTCATGTAGTAAATAAGAAAGATATGAAGCAGAAATGTTATTAGActttacattcattttcattaagtTGTTTTGCAAATGCAGACTCTCAGTATCTTAAAATATCCAACAATTTTGAGACATACAATTTATGTGATATTTTTAATGCCTAAAAACAGCTAGGAGAAATTTTGGTTGTCCCCTTTCGAATCCTTAACATTGCCATTTttgcaaaaataaacaatttcctCATAAAGCAAGTAAAATGGTATCTGCAATACAGATAAAATGCATAAATTGTgccatttatataattttaattactttgttCATTTGACATAGTTTCCAAAGCATCAATAtttacaagttttatttttccatattttgtaataaatgcatataaaacTTGAAAGGTCTAtcccttcattttaaaaaacctaAACAGAATTATTACaattggcatatatatatatatatatatatatatatatatatatatatatataattaaagtgGGAACTTTCAAGGAACAAACAGTGCTAACGCAGAGTAggatctcaaaatatttttattaaataaataaattaacagcATTGGAAAATCATgggtaatttttatttgtttcaataaAGGAACAGTTCTAGTCTATGGTTATTAattgaaaattatctttttattatgtttctaAAACTATTCATGCATAGCACATGTTGTTATGATATTCAGGACTGTACAGAACCAGTATAAGCTTATTATTGCACTGAATTTGGGGGCTTATTACCCATGAACTTGCAGCTACCTGCAGAAATTCTCTTTTGAAAGTTTAGAGGAAGTAGACGGGCATATGCAGACAAAGTATATTGGGGGAAAAAAGCAGATACCTATGGCTTTTACAGAAAATTATCCTCCAAAGGATTCCTAATGCTTGTGTTCTATTCTACTCAAAACCTACAGGAAATGTAATGTTCTGATGAAATCCAATTGGATCTTTCGTGGCTCATCATAGGTTTCCTATTAACTGTTGCAATCAACACAATTTACACTCACTCTCTGTATAGATGACGGCGAAAGATAAATTTTAGTTCAGTTAGCACGTAATTGTGTGCCCTGTGAGAGAATGAGATTCCCTGGCATGGAAAGGATTTGAACAAATACTCCAGAATTAAACAGAAACTTTggtttcatgttctttttttttcagaaataattttacaaaCGATAAACATAACaatataacataaaaacaaagatgaaaacgTGTTGTCACTGCCTTAAAGGGGCTTGTGAAAGAGCTTCCTCTAAGTTCCATTGTGTGCAACTCTTAATGGAGATCGTATGAGTTATTGCtcatttactgaaaaaaaaactactaatgAATTTACCCAGTTGTTTTCTTACTCAGCATGTGATGGAGCTGCAAGCTCTTTCCATCATTTGATCTgacatatatttatttcttctgtccACACATTGTTTTATGTACATGGAGGTAAAGTGCATATACATGGGTACTGTCCTAAAAGCTCGaccatatatttatttgtttaaaagcTAATTTCagacatttacatttatttattatctttttgaTCCATAAAATGTAGGTCCCTAAAGATGCAATGCAATGCTAAGCTTAGAAAGCATTTTCTCTGAAAGCTGGAAAGCATCTAATGGTGTTCCCATCCACCATTGCTAAACTGGACCCTAAGAGACCTGGAGGCAGCTACCTGTCTCTTCTGTTGACAGTGAATTTGAGCTTATTCTTGGAATGAAACTACAATTAAATGCCAGAAATACAAACCAAGCCAAGGCAACAAGTATTTCATTAGTGCATCTGTACATTGGGAGCCTAATCCAAGCCATAGAAATGAGTGTTTGAATTTCAAGTGAACAGTGAATAGCCAGCTTTTTAACTAGAGAAAATCATAACAATATTCATAAGCGAAACTCTTCTATCtgaattaattatatataaagcaTTATTTATTCATGACATATGTTGAAAGACAGTCATTCGAACCCCACACATAGTGATAGTAGATAGAAGAATTTAAGGACCCTATTGCTGTTAATCTCATGTTTGTCCCCACCCTTCTACACCTTATTGTACAAATATGTCCCAATTCCTGCGATGTCGATATCACATTGATATGTGGGATGGTAAGCACTGGGACTTCAACTCTTGAATATATAGTTAACTAAACTTTAAATTTTGGcactttttctcatttgttttagcAGCTGATCTTTAGCAAAAAGTGAGCTTTGCTATGTGTAAGTGAGAAATAATAACTGAAAAGACCTGCCACTGGTCACTCACAGTTTTTTAAGGATATATCATGTGAAAGAGATTGATTCAATCAACTTGGCTTGCGGTTGGTTACAATAAAGACTGATAATAGGCCTGGGAATAAACTATGACTCTAAAATGGCCATGAACAAGTTTTTATTCCAAGTGCAGAAAGTCTTTACAATCGGTACTCTGAATATTTAATTGTTAATTATTGCAGGCCTTATTAGTAAGAATAtgtaaatgattattttaaagttCTCTGATAAGAACGTATACTGAATTATCCATATCTATCTGGATTCatattttaagaaggaaaaccatGACAGTGATTTATTTTAGGACAGCCATGACTTCATATGAAGtagaaactataaaaaataatcttAGTGGGAAAATAGCAACAACTTACTATGAAAAGCATAGCCCTAAAGTGTGTAATCCTGGGCTAAAAGCATTGATGTGTAAAATGACTGTAGtaagagactgcttgttcatttcctcgctgcctagacctgaataatcacatagaaacaatattaattacaacactgtttggccaatgaccctagcatattactaactagctcttgcatctttaattaacccacgtctatcaatctatgtatcgccatgaggctgtgacctacctGTAAGGATTCTAAGGTTCCAACGTGtcctccttcagcaactacatggcatctccctgactccatctacACTCTATCTTTATCTCCGTTCAGATTTTATGCCTGACTTCCCTCTGCTTAGCCTTTGACCAAAACTGTTTTATTCATCAACCTATAAAGCAATGCATATACAGAATGACATCACACAACAAATGACAAAATACTTAAGGAATTATTTGCCAAGTCTTTAAATCCTTACTTCTAATTAGAGATTAAATAAGGGaggaacaaaaacagaaaataaattactgagattatttttatGTACTGGTCTATTTTCAGACtagatttcaaggcagctactcACCCAGAAAGTGATTTTTGTGGATTAATGTTTCATGAAGTTTACCTCTCCGAATTTTTACTTCATGTCTATCACCTGCCCTGAACTCTAATCTCAAGGGAGGAAGTATTAAAATTTGTAGTCAAGCTGGTGAATAGAATAGACATTAGAAGCTAAAGGGTAAGTAATTCCTGATGAAGGACAGGTCACTAATAAATGCCTAGTCAATGGTTACATCAGTGAAATTAGTggacatgaaaaatatttttaatgtagtcAAAATACCAGCTTCTTCCAGACATAGGGAGATAGTTTTTATATTAACTTTACTGTTCACATTGCTCCCTGGATAGAGAAAGTAGACTGTATAAATTCTTCTTATCATGCTTGGAGAATACGGAAGAGGTGCTGgagttccagaggtcctgagtacaattcccagaaaccaggatggtaactcacaaccaactgtaatatgatctgatgccttcttctgacatgCCGGTATGCATGctgagcactcatacataaaatataaatatataaaaatttaaaaaaggaactcaaaagaaataaaatgctaaaaaaagATTAAACTATATTTGGAACTTGTTGGTTCTattctattttaatattaatcACTCACCAGCTGTttctaatagaaaataaatggttATGTAAATAGCATACAAAATAACGCACCAGGATAAGCAAATATGTGTTATCAAACCGTGAGAAGAGAAAGCAGTTTTACCCTTCATCCCTTGCTAATTGCATTTGTTGCACTGTGAAGGTACTGCAAAAATCAGTCAGTCAGGTGAATTTCAATTGGGGGCATCTCTACTCCAGAGACTTTTTAGTACTTTGAAAACGGGTACATTCTTCTCCTATCTGAAGTGTGGTTCCTCTTTGTAATTCATGTTCAACCCATCCATATTCATAAGCAGTTAATAGAGTTTAAATGGGAGACACACTGTTAAACTAGAAATATAAGTAATTCTACCGTAGGCAATCATTGCAACAAATTGTAGCCTTGAGAGAGTCACGTAACCTCTCTGGATGACCATGTCCGTAAGAATTCCTTCAACACCACTGCTCTTTAGTACAGGGCCTAAATTTATATGTGcgtaaatttaaatttcattgcCCATCTAGAAATATTTTGGGAAGTTAATGGTTTAAAtagaattcctttttatttctttatagcaatatataaatatctaaaaCATGAAGCTGGTTGCTTTAATGATGGAAATAATGTAATCTTGGTTCTTTATTGAAGCTTACAATGTAGCAAGTGCTCAATTAACTGATCTCTCTCCTGTATTGCTTCCTCTTAGGTCTTTTGTAACATACTTTGAGAATTTGATTGCCTATAGAAAATCAACCACATATTGAAGTCTATTCTAAAATAATTCAGATTCTTCCTGTAATATTAAAATTCTTACTATAATAAAACTATTTATTGATGTAAAACTCAGGAAGTAAGTTAAAGCTCCTCAGGCATATATCATCATCAACAGGAATATACAATTTGATTGTATAAGATTGTGAgcataaatttagaaattttattcttttaacccATAGCTAATTAATATCCCCTCATTTAACACATTTTGAGTgtatttgaatttaaaagaaaatttcctatcacaaattttttaaagcattaccGAAAGCATTGTTTCTAAGTCATGTGATCTAGAGTTTGTAAGAGACATTTGCTAATAATATGACAACTGTTTTAGGCAATTAGAATCTTTTCAACTTAGaatagaaaagaatgaagaagggAGGAGCTATTAGGACCCTGTGCCTGACTGACATCTGCCTTGGGGACTCCTTAGATCGATGGTATCAgaattatttacataatttcaaaTACTACTATATACAATTCATGACCCAGGTCTATATTTTTAATAGCTTCCTAGACAATTCTGGCATGTTGCCAGTTTTAACAGTCTGTGTTCTACTTATTAAATAGAAATCATTCTACATTCAAACAATACAGGCATGAATTATTGCTCACTTGCAATCTTCTTAAATATATTGATATGTATTTCATAACTCAAGATGTTCCTCGTACCTAATTATGCCTTACACAGCTGTGAGCCTCTACAACTAATCCTGTGATTTAGGGCAAACAA contains these protein-coding regions:
- the Fut9 gene encoding 4-galactosyl-N-acetylglucosaminide 3-alpha-L-fucosyltransferase 9, translated to MTSTSKGILRPFLIVCIILACFMACLLIYIKPTNSWVFSPMESASTVLKMKNFFSTKSDCLNETTILVWVWPFGQTFDLTSCQAMFNIHGCHLTTDRSLYNKSHAVLIHHRDISWDLTNLPQQARPPFQKWIWMNLESPTHTPQKSGIEHLFNLTLTYRRDSDIQVPYGFLTVSTNPFVFEVPNKEKLVCWVVSNWNPEHARVKYYNELSKSIEIHTYGQAFGEYVNDKNLIPTISTCKFYLSFENSIHKDYITEKLYNAFLAGSVPVVLGPSRENYENYIPADSFIHVEDYNSPSELAKYLKEVDKNNKLYLSYFNWRKDFTVNLPRFWESHACLACDHVKRHQEYKSVGNLEKWFWN